The Fusarium oxysporum Fo47 chromosome II, complete sequence genome includes a region encoding these proteins:
- a CDS encoding cytochrome P450: MISPLYAIGGLLLAYIGLSTLQLLYNYKKAKSIGLPVLITPIDPSNVPYLLCSSFLEPLLRKILPFGLGNFVEYNSRDWNYEQIHDLQERIGDTFIIVSPKQIRVFTGNAKASDDLCRRRRDFVKAVALYKPLEIFGRNVVTTEGDDWVRHRRITTPPFNERNSALVWDESKRQATDMLKMWASNPKGVVNPQSDTMVLALHVLTAAGFGRSYTFGSGLESALENHSLTYRDSLSLILGNLFTAVFTATLNLPTWMLPSKFKQVQDAVVNFRQYMAEMVAEEREAMDAGAEEQDNLMSILVRASENQNKEGKGTRHLTDSEIYGNLFSYNLAGHETTSNTLAYATILLAANPEWQKWAAEEVDQITAGVDLKDLDYETYYPQLKRVLAIMHETLRLFGAARAVPKTTLVDQTLKVNGTSYTIPKNTFVGVNLAGLHTSSASWGDNALQWLPSRWITTDETGEKLAPTPTGAFLPWAAGPRVCPGKKFSQVEFVAVMACLLKEYTVEPDAEGDLKEAASRALMEEAKQSSFNFLLKVKHPEKIKLRLLPLQHSPFETCSQHFCGQNAAASVSINLIYKSLGNHEVTRPAGDDHQ, translated from the exons ATGATATCACCTCTTTACGCCATCGGCGGACTGTTACTGGCATATATTGGCCTGAGTACACTGCAGCTACTCTACAACTACAAGAAAGCCAAATCTATTGGGCTTCCCGTTCTCATCACGCCAATTGATCCATCC AATGTCCCATATTTGCTTTGCAGCAGCTTCTTGGAGCCTCTCTTAAGAAAGATTCTGCCTTTTGGACTTGGAAACTTTGTTGAATACAACAGCCGGGATTGGAATTATGAACAGattcatgatcttcaagaacGAATTGGCGACACGTTCATCATTGTCAGCCCGAAGCAGATCCGCGTGTTCACAGGTAACGCAAAGGCTAGTGACGACCTCTGTCGCCGTCGCAGAGATTTTGTTAAAGCCGTGGCTCTCTACAAACCACTAGAGATCTTTGGTCGCAATGTCGTAACGACTGAAGGAGATGATTGGGTGAGACATCGACGGATCACAACGCCGCCCTTCAATGAGAGGAACAGTGCGCTTGTTTGGGACGAGTCCAAGAGGCAAGCTACCGACATGCTCAAGATGTGGGCATCAAACCCGAAAGGCGTCGTGAACCCTCAGAGCGACACCATGGTTCTCGCTCTCCATGTCCTCACTGCCGCTGGGTTCGGCAGAAGCTACACCTTCGGCAGCGGTTTGGAGAGCGCATTGGAAAACCACAGCCTCACATATCGTGATTCACTCAGTCTCATTCTGGGCAATCTGTTCACTGCTGTTTTCACAGCCACGCTCAATCTTCCCACGTGGATGCTGCCCTCTAAGTTCAAGCAGGTTCAAGATGCCGTGGTCAACTTTCGACAGTACATGGCTGAGATGGTCGCCGAAGAGCGTGAGGCCATGGATGCTGGGGCAGAAGAACAGGACAACCTCATGAGTATTCTTGTACGAGCATCTGAGAACCAGAACAAAGAGGGCAAAGGGACTCGTCATTTGACAGACTCTGAGATTTATGGCAATCTTTTCAGCTATAACCTCGCTGGTCACGAAACAACGTCCAACACTCTTGCTTACGCGACAATCCTCCTCGCAGCGAACCCCGAATGGCAGAAATGGGCAGCAGAAGAGGTCGATCAAATCACAGCTGGAGTCGACTTGAAGGACCTTGACTACGAAACATATTATCCTCAATTGAAGCGCGTTCTCGCGATCATG CACGAAACACTCCGATTATTCGGCGCAGCAAGGGCAGTTCCTAAAACAACACTCGTAGACCAAACTCTCAAAGTCAACGGCACATCATACACAATCCCCAAAAACACATTCGTCGGCGTCAACCTGGCAGGCCTGCACACGTCCTCCGCCTCATGGGGCGACAACGCGCTCCAATGGCTCCCCAGCCGCTGGATCACCACCGACGAAACAGGCGAAAAGCTCGCTCCCACGCCCACGGGCGCGTTCCTCCCCTGGGCCGCAGGCCCGCGAGTCTGCCCCGGCAAGAAATTCTCACAGGTAGAATTCGTGGCCGTCATGGCGTGTCTCCTCAAGGAATACACCGTGGAGCCTGATGCAGAAGGTGACCTCAAGGAGGCGGCGTCAAGGGCCCTCATGGAAGAGGCGAAGCAGTCTAGTTTCAATTTCCTGCTCAAGGTGAAGCATCctgagaagatcaagctgCG GCTTCTACCTTTACAGCATAGCCCCTTC GAAACCTGCAGTCAGCATTTCTGCGGCCAAAATGCCGCTGCATCCGTTTCCATCAACTTGATTTACAAGTCCTTAGGTAATCATGAAGTTACACGCCCTGCAGGGGATGATCACCAGTAA
- a CDS encoding membrane bound O-acyl transferase family-domain-containing protein, which yields MACRLYLHPLVISTAQQFFFIYIAGFTSRTSILRPVGFIIFLISTFVALATFEDFVEPPGWVSRAIISAFPQISLTYFERMIVRKIAYAEDREKKDQEPQSRIAEFRKRYVFGQEVASSMRGLGTPWEIRNIHHFDSQDPTYVPAATPFVCINLLKVLLCYFVHKLCITTQLSLDQQYMAPNYVPIFRRVDEVTLAELQVRYIATVTTVVSIFCFIQGGYSLASAASVTMNPKAVKEWRPIFGELTESYCLRQFWSTFWHQGLQNNLRGTATWIVKNIFRIKSYSLPSRYLKILLAFALSGLVHVPSDMGSAVSAKDSGAIQFFSTQLIGLMLEDVFGDLFLPLWKYKFTRILARLAGYFWVISFLAWSGPVRWFPVILQQRPETELIRLSAFKPMAKVMSCW from the exons ATGGCTTGCCGACTCTACCTTCACCCGCTTGTCATTTCGACAGCCCAGcaattcttcttcatttACATCGCGGGCTTCACATCTCGCACATCAATTCTTCGACCAGTTGGGTTCATTatctttctcatctcaacgTTCGTTGCGCTCGCTACGTTTGAAGACTTTGTCGAACCGCCAGGATGGGTCTCCAGAGCCATCATCTCTGCATTTCCGCAAATCTCGCTGACGTACTTTGAGCGGATGATTGTGCGTAAAATTGCATACGCTGAGGATCGTGAGAAGAAAGACCAAGAACCTCAATCGAGGATTGCGGAATTTCGCAAGCGATATGTCTTTGGGCAAGAAGTTGCGTCTTCAATGAGAGGGTTGGGCACGCCTTGGGAGATCAGAAATATTCACCATTTCGACTCTCAAGACCCGACATACGTGCCTGCAGCGACGCCATTTGTGTGTATCAATCTTCTAAAAGTCCTTCTTTGCTATTTTGTCCACAAGCTGTGCATCACGACACAATTGAGTCTCGATCAGCAGTACATGGCTCCAAACTACGTGCCCATCTTTCGCCGCGTTGACGAAGTAACACTGGCAGAGCTGCAAGTTCGGTACATCGCGACTGTCACAACAGTTGTGTCAATTTTCTGCTTCATCCAGGGCGGTTACTCTCTCGCCTCTGCAGCATCGGTAACCATGAATCCGAAAGCTGTCAAAGAATGGAGACCCATTTTCGGCGAACTGACAGAGTCCTACTGTCTCCGACAATTCTGGTC CACGTTTTGGCACCAAGGGCTGCAGAATAATCTTCGGGGCACTGCGACATGGATTGTCAAGAACATCTTTCGCATAAAGTCTTATTCGCTTCCATCGCGGTATCTAAAGATTCTTCTGGCTTTTGCATTGTCTGGCTTGGTTCACGTCCCAAGCGACATGGGCAGCGCAGTCTCTGCAAAGGACAGCGGAGCGATCCAGTTCTTCAGCACGCAATTGATCGGGTTGATGCTGGAGGATGTGTTTGGTGATTTGTTTCTTCCTCTCTGGAAGTACAAGTTTACTCGGATACTGGCGAGACTTGCTGGTTACTTTTGGgttatttcttttcttgcttGGTCTGGGCCAGTTCGGTGGTTTCCAGTCATTCTACAGCAGCGCCCGGAGACGGAATTGATAAGGCTCAGTGCTTTCAAGCCGATGGCTAAAGTCATGAGCTGTTGGTAA
- a CDS encoding cytochrome P450, which yields MALSNLTIGVVCCVVVAIVALATRKQPDAREPPYVKETVPYFIHIYGLLKHGLRYFDLVSAQQPHPIFTIDMSGQKNYIVTSPELVQAVQRNTTSLSFSPAMIPAFRRMMGFDEAGIELIFRDAHTENGMYGEIHRVQKASLLPGTESLDELCTLIRTKLLNIINELPSSQTIDLYAWVQDLFMRTNNSACFGQKDPFTIDPSLNSTFWDWEANIKVLLLGVPWFLSPKKHSTAQRTRKELVDAFLKYLNDDGLDTACSFIKELSGLGIRRGLSNENNARALLGSILAIVGNTIPTTFWLLISIFSRPDLLKEIRSELEATIEDPASEIVSLDYTTIRERCTVFMSTYDEVLRMTSGIATVRYTNEDTLIQDRWLLKKGAQVQMPTAFIHADPTTWGADADVFDHTRFLKSKVLTKEQKTRRAAAFRPFGGGNTLCPGRHFASYEVLTFAGSILLGFDMAPTTKTFNVPQMDRSKLPLTSLKPAGDIKVSMPRRPGWEKVQFR from the exons ATGGCTCTGAGCAACCTCACCATTGGGGTGGTTTGCTGCGTAGTGGTAGCCATCGTCGCTCTGGCTACCAGAAAGCAGCCCGACGCCAGAGAGCCACCCTACGTCAAGGAGACCGTCCCCTACTTCATTCACATTTACGGACTGTTGAAGCATGGCCTGCGATACTTTGATCTCGTCAG CGCTCAACAACCGCATCCAATCTTCACGATTGACATGTCGGGACAGAAGAACTACATTGTGACATCTCCAGAACTTGTACAAGCTGTTCAGCGCAACACGACTTCTTTGTCATTCAGCCCAGCTATGATACCGGCGTTTCGTCGAATGATGGGATTCGACGAGGCCGGTATCGAGCTCATCTTTCGGGATGCTCATACTGAGAATGGCATGTATGGTGAGATTCATAGAGTTCAAAAGGCTTCTTTGCTCCCGGGTACAGAATCTCTTGATGAACTGTGCACGCTCATTCGTACCAAACtactcaacatcatcaatgAGCTTCCCTCAAGTCAGACAATCGATCTTTATGCTTGGGTACAGGATCTGTTCATGAGAACAAACAACTCTGCTTGTTTTGGCCAGAAGGATCCATTCACTATTGACCCATCGCTGAATTCAACATTCTG GGACTGGGAGGCCAATATCAAGGTGCTTCTCCTCGGAGTCCCTTGGTTTCTGAGCCCCAAGAAGCACTCCACAGCGCAGAGAACTCGCAAAGAGCTCGTCGATGCATTCTTGAAGTACCTCAATGACGACGGTCTGGATACTGCTTGCTCGTTCATTAAAGAGCTTTCCGGCTTAGGCATCCGACGAGGTTTGAGTAATGAGAACAATGCCCGCGCTCTACTTGGCAGCATCCTTGCCATTGTTGGAAACACCATTCCCACGACTTtttggctgttgatatcGATCTTCTCCAGACCTGATCTTTTGAAGGAGATTCGATCCGAGCTTGAAGCCACTATTGAAGATCCTGCATCTGAGATTGTATCTCTCGACTACACCACCATTCGTGAGAGGTGCACAGTCTTCATGTCAACATATGACGAAGTACTTCGAATGACGAGTGGCATTGCGACAGTGCGGTACACCAACGAAGACACCCTTATTCAAGATCGTTGGCTCCTGAAGAAAGGAGCTCAGGTTCAGATGCCAACAGCATTCATCCACGCCGATCCAACAACCTGGGGTGCAGACGCGGATGTCTTTGACCACACAAGATTCTTAAAGTCCAAGGTCCTCACCAAGGAGCAGAAGACCCGAAGGGCTGCCGCGTTCAGACCGTTTGGTGGTGGCAATACCCTCTGCCCTGGTCGCCACTTTGCATCTTATGAAGTCCTAACCTTTGCGGGAAGCATTCTGCTTGGCTTTGATATGGCTCCAACGACGAAGACATTCAATGTTCCTCAGATGGACAGATCGAAGCTTCCTTTGACATCTCTCAAGCCGGCTGGGGATATCAAGGTAAGCATGCCGAGGAGACCTGGTTGGGAAAAGGTGCAGTTTAGATAG
- a CDS encoding heterokaryon incompatibility protein-domain-containing protein, producing MGSSHYYCLREPAHEIRLLDLLPATASGDLNGRVRRFSIGSAPAFVSVSHVWGDKKADRAMSLESGCGVKNLQISLNLESFLVNMLCHTPETLPQIWEVNERLPMWIDMICIDQLDNNEKALQIPLMRDIYSKARSVVVWIHEYDSYLRYAFQYLRRLSTQGPQDGISFDPMGWDAIRRLLGCEWFHRRWVIQESVLPKTAIFLCGSDSISMGDVFRGFDMAVNSLLARPRPMKKLKRGNTGEVRPVRVLRELRQALETNQNQFGLFWLMEHLRFTRATFAHDQIYSLLGVCNRQEAAATSVRYDLEPEEVYKRSAILHANIHGNLDFLGLCAPEQRDTLCSGSPGAPVLRTFAGPTWLPNWHSPKLRRCLGLSHIDHEESFFNASEAVPFSPTFEGEQLTVSGAMIDKISSIADFCPRDRALEFSDANSDLYQQYLDFWMTPVDEPEPYSDAVNRAESFIRTLSLVGIYLEPVPSPDDIPTIFYNWCSGSALCKRLEAYGFRPKSSGTGPEQKAFIRMKRLVSWDPFITFKGYMGLGREGVAIGDEIWLIGGCSTPVLLSPSTGGPLRYEVKGEVFLDGFMFKGQFAESIHQGSKIERIVLV from the coding sequence ATGGGCTCTAGCCACTATTATTGCCTTCGTGAGCCAGCGCATGAAATACGGCTGCTCGATCTTCTCCCTGCAACTGCTTCAGGGGATCTGAATGGCCGTGTACGACGATTTAGCATAGGCAGTGCGCCTGCATTTGTTTCTGTTTCGCATGTCTGGGGAGACAAGAAAGCAGACCGGGCTATGTCCCTTGAGTCAGGCTGTGGAGTCAAGAACCTACAGATTTCTCTCAATCTGGAATCATTTCTCGTCAACATGCTCTGCCATACACCTGAAACCCTGCCGCAAATCTGGGAAGTCAATGAGAGGCTGCCGATGTGGATTGACATGATCTGCATTGATCAGCTGGACAATAATGAGAAGGCGTTGCAAATTCCGCTGATGCGAGATATCTACTCAAAAGCGAGGTCCGTGGTCGTGTGGATTCACGAATACGACAGCTATTTGCGATATGCATTTCAGTATTTGCGTCGACTCAGTACACAGGGCCCGCAAGATGGGATCTCATTCGATCCTATGGGATGGGATGCGATTCGACGCCTGCTTGGTTGTGAGTGGTTTCATCGACGATGGGTGATTCAAGAATCTGTGCTCCCAAAGACCGCCATCTTTCTTTGCGGGTCGGACTCAATTTCCATGGGTGATGTGTTCCGCGGCTTTGACATGGCTGTTAATTCGTTACTTGCACGGCCAAGACCGATGAAAAAGCTCAAGCGTGGCAACACGGGCGAAGTACGGCCTGTGAGGGTGTTGAGAGAGCTCAGGCAAGCATTAGAAACAAATCAAAATCAGTTTGGTCTTTTCTGGCTGATGGAGCATCTCCGTTTCACCCGAGCAACTTTTGCTCACGATCAGATCTATTCGTTACTGGGTGTTTGCAACCGTCAGGAGGCTGCTGCAACTTCAGTTCGATATGACCTCGAGCCCGAGGAGGTCTACAAGCGTTCAGCTATATTACATGCAAATATACATGGTAACTTGGACTTTCTTGGCCTCTGTGCCCCTGAGCAACGCGACACCCTCTGCTCTGGATCACCCGGGGCCCCAGTTTTGCGCACTTTCGCAGGCCCTACTTGGTTGCCCAACTGGCACTCGCCGAAGTTGAGGCGTTGCTTGGGTCTCAGCCATATCGACCACGAGGAGAGCTTTTTTAATGCCTCTGAAGCAGTTCCTTTCAGCCCTACCTTCGAGGGAGAGCAGCTGACAGTCTCCGGAGCCATGATTGATAAGATCAGCTCAATTGCTGATTTTTGTCCTCGTGATAGAGCCCTCGAGTTCTCGGATGCCAACTCAGACCTGTATCAGCAGTATCTGGATTTCTGGATGACCCCAGTGGATGAGCCCGAACCTTATTCAGATGCCGTCAATCGGGCTGAAAGCTTTATACGAACTTTGAGTCTAGTTGGGATTTACTTGGAGCCCGTACCCTCGCCTGATGATATTCCAACAATTTTCTACAACTGGTGCAGTGGCTCAGCATTGTGTAAGCGGCTAGAAGCGTACGGGTTCAGGCCCAAAAGCAGTGGCACGGGACCCGAACAAAAGGCATTTATCAGAATGAAGCGTCTGGTATCCTGGGATCCATTCATCACCTTCAAGGGTTACATGGGCCTTGGTCGGGAGGGTGTTGCGATTGGTGATGAAATTTGGCTCATTGGGGGTTGCAGTACCCCCGTTTTGCTGTCCCCTAGCACGGGTGGCCCGCTCCGATACGAGGTGAAAGGGGAGGTTTTCCTTGATGGGTTTATGTTCAAGGGGCAATTCGCGGAATCAATCCACCAGGGCTCGAAAATTGAGCGAATCGTTCTGGTATAG